From the Mesorhizobium koreense genome, the window CGCCTGCCAGTTCCGCCGCGATTCCCGCTGCGCACAATGTGCCGCCCACCGACGTCAACTGAAATCCCCGGTCCTGAAACGAGCCCGCCGCCGCAAGACCGATGCGAATGAAGACCTCGTACCAGCGAGCGTAGGCTCCGAGTACAGCCTTCCCCGACGCCCGAAAGGCTTCGCCTCCGGCGATGGCCGTCGAAGCAAGAACCGAACTGCCATGGACGATCGAGCCGGTATGCGTGTCGTCGAATTCCAGACTGTGGATCAGTCCGCCATTCACCAACGCAGCGTCCGAGGCCGAAAATCCTCCCGCCTGACCGAGAATGGTGCATGGTCCCGCGGCTGACAGCCCCTTCGCATAATTACGATATGGACGTCCCGCCGACGATCCGGCCGCAGCCAATCCAACGCCCGCAACATCGAGAAGGTGCAGCTTCGCCACATCCGCCACGTCCTCAGGCAAGTTGCTCTCGGCCAGACGGCCCAGCCGCTCCACGATGACGCGGGAAAGGCTCATTGCCTGTCGACCCGCAAGGCCCGGGCTGCCGAAAGGGCGGCGATCCGTCCGAGCGCGACTGCCGTCAGGAGGCCGTTGCCGGAGGCGTATCCAAGCGCCCCGGAACGGCCGCTGATACCCGCGGCGGCGCCGCCGCCGGCATAGAGATTGGGGATCGGCTCACCGGAGCCGCGCAGGACGCGGGCTTCCCGGTCGATCCGCAAGCCGCCTTGCGTGTGGAACATGCCCGGCACGACACGGCAGGCATAGTAGGGCGGCCGCAGCGGTGCGATGCCGAATTCCTTGCGCCCGAAGGCGTCGCCTTCCCTGCCGGCGGCCGAGGCATTGTAGCGGTCGATTTCCTCGCTCAGCGTACCGGCCTCCAGGCCGCATGCCATCGCCAGATCATGCAGACGGTCTGCCTTCTTGAAGGCGCCGTAATCGCTCAGTTCTCGGAATTCTTCTTCCTGCGCGGCAATGTCGAAGATACGTTGATCGAAGATCGCATATGCATGATCGCCCTGCGCCAGCACGATCCGTGCATAGCCGGAATAACCGGTGCTCTCGTCGCCGAAGCGGCGTGCATCGGCGCCGACAAGAATGCCGCCCTTCTCGATCGTGGTCCAGGAGAGGAGCCCGCCATGCGGGTCCGCGACGGCAGCGTATCCCTGATAGGCCGCCATGTTATCGAGGGCGGCGCCGAGTTTCCTACCCCATAGCACTGCTTCACCGGCGGACCCGTGGGCCCCGAAATATCGCGCGCCGGCGATTTC encodes:
- a CDS encoding FAD-dependent oxidoreductase, encoding MNEDLDVLVIGAGACGLCAAIAAHDQGLSTAIVEKMDRPGGNSALSTGSVPAAGSRFQREAGIDDGPENYCRDLMAIAGEADNADLVRLMAQVSAETVEWLIDDVGARLKLVTAYKHIGHSVPRLHAPVSRRGIDLVDDLIAAVEKRNIPIAVGNSARELIVEDGAVRGAVIDAGNSSPFDIRAGKTILAVNGFGANRDLVARFCPEIAGARYFGAHGSAGEAVLWGRKLGAALDNMAAYQGYAAVADPHGGLLSWTTIEKGGILVGADARRFGDESTGYSGYARIVLAQGDHAYAIFDQRIFDIAAQEEEFRELSDYGAFKKADRLHDLAMACGLEAGTLSEEIDRYNASAAGREGDAFGRKEFGIAPLRPPYYACRVVPGMFHTQGGLRIDREARVLRGSGEPIPNLYAGGGAAAGISGRSGALGYASGNGLLTAVALGRIAALSAARALRVDRQ